A part of Bubalus bubalis isolate 160015118507 breed Murrah chromosome 6, NDDB_SH_1, whole genome shotgun sequence genomic DNA contains:
- the RIT1 gene encoding GTP-binding protein Rit1 isoform X2 has product MSLSLDFLENVPFPRGSPGFSKRTMDSGTRPIGSCSSPAGLSREYKLVMLGAGGVGKSAMTMQFISHRFPEDHDPTIEDAYKIRIRIDDEPANLDILDTAGQAEFTAMRDQYMRAGEGFIICYSITDRRSFHEVREFKQLIYRVRRTDDTPVVLVGNKSDLKQLRQVTKEEGLALAREFSCPFFETSAAYRYYIDDVFHALVREIRRKEKEAVLAMEKKSKPKNSVWKRLKSPFRKKKDSVT; this is encoded by the exons ATGTCTTTGTCTCTAGACTTTCTGGAAAAT gTGCCTTTTCCTCGGGGCAGCCCGGGATTCTCCAAGAGGACAATGGATTCTGGGACTCGCCCAATTGGTAGCTGTAGCAGCCCTGCAGGGCTGTCTCGGGAATATAAACTAGTGATGCTGGGTGCTGGTGGTGTAGGGAAAAGTG CCATGACCATGCAGTTCATCAGCCACCGATTTCCAGAAGATCATGATCCTACCATTG AAGATGCTTATAAAATCCGGATCCGTATTGATGATGAGCCTGCCAATCTGGACATTTTGGATACAGCTGGACAG GCAGAGTTTACGGCCATGCGGGATCAGTatatgagggcaggagaagggttTATCATCTGTTACTCCATTACCGATCGTCGAAGTTTCCATGAAGTTCGGGAGTTTAAACAGCTTATTTATCGAGTTCGACGTACTGATGATACTCCTGTGGTTCTTGTGGGAAACAAGTCTGACCTAAAGCAGCTAAGACAG gtcacCAAGGAAGAAGGATTGGCTTTGGCCCGAGAATTCAGCTGCCCCTTTTTTGAGACATCTGCTGCATACCGCTACTACATCGATGATGTATTCCATGCCCTTGTCCGGGAGATTCGtaggaaagaaaaggaggcaGTACTGGCCATGGAGAAAAAATCTAAGCCCAAAAACAGTGTATGGAAGAGGCTAAAATCACCATTCCGGAAGAAGAAAGATTCAGTAACTTGA
- the RIT1 gene encoding GTP-binding protein Rit1 isoform X1, whose product MALPGVGVASCGRHGAAPPLPSGRGRWWRHLSRLREGSQVSVGSSARGKRTKKVIRPAETFKFRPVPFPRGSPGFSKRTMDSGTRPIGSCSSPAGLSREYKLVMLGAGGVGKSAMTMQFISHRFPEDHDPTIEDAYKIRIRIDDEPANLDILDTAGQAEFTAMRDQYMRAGEGFIICYSITDRRSFHEVREFKQLIYRVRRTDDTPVVLVGNKSDLKQLRQVTKEEGLALAREFSCPFFETSAAYRYYIDDVFHALVREIRRKEKEAVLAMEKKSKPKNSVWKRLKSPFRKKKDSVT is encoded by the exons ATGGCCCTCCCCGGAGTGGGTGTGGCTAGCTGCGGGCGTCACGGGGCTGCCCCGCCCCTCCCGTCGGGACGCGGGCGCTGGTGGCGCCATCTTTCCCGGCTGCGGGAGGGGTCACAGGTCAGTGTCGGATCCTCGGCGCGGGGGAAGAGGACGAAGAAGGTGATCAGACCGGCCGAGACCTTCAAGTTCCGACCG gTGCCTTTTCCTCGGGGCAGCCCGGGATTCTCCAAGAGGACAATGGATTCTGGGACTCGCCCAATTGGTAGCTGTAGCAGCCCTGCAGGGCTGTCTCGGGAATATAAACTAGTGATGCTGGGTGCTGGTGGTGTAGGGAAAAGTG CCATGACCATGCAGTTCATCAGCCACCGATTTCCAGAAGATCATGATCCTACCATTG AAGATGCTTATAAAATCCGGATCCGTATTGATGATGAGCCTGCCAATCTGGACATTTTGGATACAGCTGGACAG GCAGAGTTTACGGCCATGCGGGATCAGTatatgagggcaggagaagggttTATCATCTGTTACTCCATTACCGATCGTCGAAGTTTCCATGAAGTTCGGGAGTTTAAACAGCTTATTTATCGAGTTCGACGTACTGATGATACTCCTGTGGTTCTTGTGGGAAACAAGTCTGACCTAAAGCAGCTAAGACAG gtcacCAAGGAAGAAGGATTGGCTTTGGCCCGAGAATTCAGCTGCCCCTTTTTTGAGACATCTGCTGCATACCGCTACTACATCGATGATGTATTCCATGCCCTTGTCCGGGAGATTCGtaggaaagaaaaggaggcaGTACTGGCCATGGAGAAAAAATCTAAGCCCAAAAACAGTGTATGGAAGAGGCTAAAATCACCATTCCGGAAGAAGAAAGATTCAGTAACTTGA